A stretch of Pseudophryne corroboree isolate aPseCor3 chromosome 9, aPseCor3.hap2, whole genome shotgun sequence DNA encodes these proteins:
- the LOC134958035 gene encoding uncharacterized protein LOC134958035, with protein MDDATADVILRDILNKPDYCHNTSIQNSNVVDEQPFFPHATGGRAKTFEYKADDAVAMRYAPTIPSGCDTVAQIPRLSTSGKISKRTTAAETESHQFAAADDAVARRYAPLIPTVSDTCAQIHRPSTSGKISKRTTAAEAENHQFVTPAIVHKDVARSSVMAVHNGCIVPNKRKPARPRTNERSHNSTFTDLKRKLSYSENDKPQRRRIALQTVSCVSNDVAVTSKHTAFNTADRDVAGNTKTVKVKRASRLSRSNVKQLSQSAVITIPDTQVCSETETRHIAGIGLLSNIDSRSNVKQLSQSDVITITDTQDCSETETRHIAGNPVISDIDDINGQELITNCVESTTQDPQNSSDEVLSAVAGIPGDTTTVDCVTSMPNIFTTTALVHASADACVPARGLAPDIVDECQNSEQLGQDAEIQFYALLGKIREDVENMGVKAGYLLKHIKGVCHGSKCKQDIVKEVVETYMNVMSKYIDRSVKTTEFIKANIHHFAEINETDP; from the exons atggatgatgcgacggctgatgttattctacgggatatattgaacaaacctgattattgtcacaacacatctatacagaacagcaatgttgttgatgagcaaccgtttttcccacacgcgacagggggtcgtgctaaaacattcgaatataaagcag atgacgctgtagcaatgcgttatgcgccgacgataccatcaggatgtgatacagtagcgcaaataccccgtcttagtacaagcgggaaaatatcaaaacgcacaaccgccgctgaaacggaaagccatcaattcgcagcagcag atgatgctgtagcaagacgctatgctcctttgataccaacagtcagtgatacatgcgcgcagatacacagacctagtacaagcgggaaaatatcaaaacgcacaaccgccgctgaagcggagaaccatcaattcgtaacgccggcaattgtacataaggacgttgctaggtcatcagttatggctgtgcataacggctgtatcgtcccgaacaaacgaaagccagctcgaccaagaacgaatgagagaagtcataattcaacatttacagatctgaaaagaaaattgtcatattccgaaaatgataagccgcaacggagaaggatcgcgttacaaactgtatcatgcgtaagtaatgatgttgctgtaacatcaaaacacacagcgtttaacactgcagaccgggatgtcgctggtaatacaaagactgtaaaggttaagagggcatcgcgtctctcaagaagtaatgttaagcaattgtcgcaatccgctgtaatcacaattccagatacacaggtttgttctgaaacagaaacaagacacatagcaggcattggtttgttatcaaatattgactcaagaagtaatgttaagcaattgtcgcaatccgatgtcatcactattaccgatacacaggattgctctgaaacagaaacaagacacatagccggtaatcctgtgatatcagatattgatgacataaatgggcaagagcttattacaaactgtgtagagtcaacgacacaagatccgcagaatagttctgatgaagtattatcagccgttgcaggaatacctggtgatactacaacggttgattgtgtaacatcaatgcccaatatttttacaacgacagccctggtacacgcatcggctgatgcttgtgtaccggcgcgagggctagcgcccgacatagttgatgaatgtcaaaattcagaacaattaggccaagacgctgaaatacaattttacgcgctgttgggtaagatacgggaagatgttgagaacatgggcgtaaaagccggatacttgttaaaacacattaaaggtgtgtgccacggtagtaaatgtaaacaagacattgttaaagaagttgttgagacgtatatgaatgtcatgtcaaaatacatagatcggtcggttaagaccactgaatttattaaagccaacatacatcattttgcagaaataaatgaaactgatccgtga